One Sphingomicrobium sp. XHP0239 DNA segment encodes these proteins:
- a CDS encoding toprim domain-containing protein: protein MVSSSIATTDAGSPAAPAKLHEKHGEWLEARGISVDLAEKLGLFTAKREGKAWIAVPYVRHAETVNHKYRLTSKKDHRMDAGGVLCLWNHDTLKTDQSAPLVVCEGEWDALTAIQAGFRAVSVPNGASGAEHDKLDYLWNSRELLLEQKQFIIATDDDEKGRALRDNLIAHLGAERCKFVEYPPGCKDLNEALNIDGRDAVAECLAKAKDCPVAGVHRLYDFPKQDNVTGLPTGIDVLDDKGAIEIVPTTFTVLSGYANMGKSTVLYTVMSSLLARGVRCAIFAPEGRTWPMANTLAQAMLGCSRYELERHPNLYPTLDAIHDRLSILTNHNDEDLEFDVDTMLEKLEYTVLQHSVKFIAIDPWNELDHKRRRDESLTEYVSRAIKRLRAFAKAHNVAVWVVAHPTKPAKGNSGMPSLYDVSDSAHWANKADYGLIYHRDDKSRNDAQLAMVKKKEWLPGEYVNERVKLDHRTGRICRYEN, encoded by the coding sequence ATGGTTTCGTCTTCTATTGCCACAACGGATGCGGGTTCACCGGCGGCACCGGCGAAGCTCCACGAGAAGCACGGGGAATGGCTCGAAGCGCGCGGGATTTCCGTGGACCTGGCCGAGAAGCTGGGCCTTTTCACGGCAAAGCGAGAGGGCAAGGCGTGGATCGCCGTTCCCTACGTTCGCCATGCCGAGACGGTGAACCACAAGTATCGCCTGACATCGAAAAAAGATCACCGGATGGATGCGGGCGGGGTTCTCTGTCTGTGGAATCACGACACGCTGAAGACCGACCAGTCGGCACCGCTCGTCGTCTGCGAGGGGGAATGGGACGCACTGACGGCAATTCAGGCGGGGTTTCGCGCCGTCTCCGTCCCGAACGGCGCGAGCGGCGCTGAGCACGACAAACTCGACTATCTTTGGAACAGCCGCGAACTGCTGCTCGAGCAGAAGCAGTTCATCATCGCGACCGACGACGACGAGAAGGGCCGCGCGCTTCGCGATAATCTGATCGCGCATCTTGGCGCGGAGCGATGCAAATTCGTCGAATACCCGCCGGGCTGCAAGGATCTGAACGAGGCTCTGAATATCGACGGCCGCGATGCGGTGGCCGAATGTCTCGCCAAGGCGAAGGACTGCCCGGTCGCGGGGGTCCATCGGCTCTATGATTTCCCCAAGCAGGACAATGTGACCGGTCTTCCGACCGGCATCGACGTGCTGGACGACAAAGGCGCGATCGAGATCGTCCCGACGACGTTCACGGTCCTGTCCGGCTACGCCAACATGGGGAAGTCGACGGTCCTCTACACGGTCATGTCGAGCCTGCTGGCGCGCGGCGTCCGGTGCGCGATATTTGCGCCCGAAGGACGAACCTGGCCAATGGCGAACACGCTGGCGCAGGCGATGCTGGGCTGCAGCCGGTACGAACTGGAACGACACCCCAACCTCTACCCGACGCTCGACGCCATCCACGACCGGCTGTCGATCCTGACGAACCACAACGACGAGGATCTGGAGTTCGACGTCGATACGATGCTGGAGAAGCTCGAATACACGGTCCTCCAGCACAGCGTGAAGTTCATCGCAATCGACCCGTGGAACGAGCTCGACCACAAGCGCCGGCGCGATGAAAGCCTGACCGAATACGTCAGCCGCGCCATCAAGCGCCTTCGCGCCTTCGCCAAGGCCCACAACGTAGCCGTGTGGGTCGTCGCGCACCCGACCAAGCCGGCGAAGGGTAACAGCGGCATGCCATCGCTCTACGATGTTTCAGACAGCGCCCATTGGGCGAACAAGGCGGACTACGGCCTGATCTACCATCGCGACGACAAGAGCAGGAACGACGCTCAACTGGCGATGGTGAAGAAGAAGGAATGGCTGCCGGGCGAGTACGTCAACGAGCGCGTGAAACTCGACCACCGAACGGGAAGGATCTGCAGATATGAAAATTGA
- a CDS encoding HNH endonuclease signature motif containing protein, producing the protein MAERIRGRKGQALRRRRLARTNGLCEDCKAKGKITVATIVDHTIPLAHGGEDVDENTRNLCDHCNQKRTAEQFGHRQTVGTDEDGWPIGRGAADASRA; encoded by the coding sequence ATGGCCGAACGCATCCGAGGCAGGAAGGGCCAGGCACTGAGGCGCCGACGCCTCGCCCGCACCAACGGACTGTGTGAGGACTGCAAGGCCAAGGGAAAGATCACGGTGGCAACGATCGTCGACCACACCATTCCGCTCGCTCATGGCGGCGAGGATGTGGACGAGAACACCCGCAACCTGTGCGACCACTGCAACCAGAAGCGAACCGCCGAGCAGTTCGGACACCGGCAGACGGTAGGCACCGACGAGGACGGATGGCCCATAGGCCGGGGGGCGGCTGACGCTTCAAGGGCTTAG
- a CDS encoding ParB/Srx family N-terminal domain-containing protein has product MSPQIESRRVSDLIPYERNARTHSASQVSQLAASIREFGWTNPLLIDGKNNIIAGHGRMQAALKLGIDEVPVLVIDHLDDAQRKALGLADNKLALNAAWDEQMLALEVSELQVSDFDMKLIGFSNAEIADLSAEVQFMPADEGDQTRLDEKPLKMCPACGHEF; this is encoded by the coding sequence ATGTCTCCACAGATCGAGAGCCGCCGCGTTTCCGACCTCATCCCGTATGAGCGCAACGCGCGCACCCATAGCGCGTCCCAGGTCTCACAGTTGGCGGCCTCGATCCGCGAGTTCGGCTGGACGAACCCGCTGCTGATCGACGGGAAGAACAACATCATCGCCGGACATGGCCGGATGCAGGCGGCGCTGAAGCTTGGCATCGACGAAGTGCCGGTGTTGGTCATTGATCACCTCGACGACGCGCAGCGGAAGGCACTGGGTCTGGCTGACAACAAGCTGGCGTTGAACGCGGCTTGGGACGAACAGATGCTAGCGCTCGAAGTCAGCGAACTTCAGGTGAGCGACTTCGACATGAAGCTGATCGGCTTCTCGAATGCGGAGATCGCCGACCTATCCGCCGAGGTGCAGTTCATGCCGGCCGACGAGGGCGATCAGACCCGGCTGGACGAGAAACCGCTGAAGATGTGTCCGGCGTGCGGCCATGAGTTCTAA
- a CDS encoding phage terminase small subunit P27 family, whose protein sequence is MTRGRKPKPTHLKVVEGNPGRRPLNTKEPKPKGNLYDCPEHLNADQRKVWKYAIECAPHGLLKRVDRSVLLAWVVAEDLHRQATEKLNEHSLLISTPNGMPVQTPYISIINKQAAIMVKAASEMGFTPASRSRVEVDEPEEGNEFFTR, encoded by the coding sequence ATGACACGAGGCCGCAAGCCGAAGCCCACTCACCTGAAGGTGGTCGAGGGCAACCCGGGCCGTCGCCCGCTCAACACGAAGGAGCCGAAGCCGAAAGGTAATCTCTACGATTGCCCCGAGCACCTGAACGCCGATCAGCGCAAGGTGTGGAAATATGCGATCGAGTGCGCGCCGCACGGCCTGCTGAAGCGTGTCGATCGCTCGGTGCTGTTGGCGTGGGTCGTGGCCGAAGACCTTCACCGACAGGCGACCGAGAAGTTGAACGAGCATTCGCTACTCATCTCGACGCCGAACGGAATGCCCGTCCAGACGCCCTACATCTCGATCATCAACAAGCAAGCGGCGATCATGGTGAAGGCTGCATCGGAGATGGGTTTCACGCCCGCGAGCCGAAGCCGCGTCGAGGTGGACGAACCCGAAGAGGGAAATGAGTTCTTCACCCGATAG
- a CDS encoding terminase large subunit, translated as MSSSPDRATAYGRKVVAGKITAGPHVRNACRRHLDDIKTAKKRGLRWNKTLAARAIRFFETQLKLSEGQFEGQPFEAQPAQDFIIGSLFGWERKSSEHGWVRRFRRAYIEQGKGNGKSPLAGGIGLYGLMADGEPGAEIYSAGATRDQAAILFRDAVKMVDQSPELSKRLRKSGGPGRESNLAYLLTSSFFRPVSREAKKTGSGPRPHMALCDEIHEHPDRGVMEMLERGFKFRRQPLLLMITNSGSDRNSVCWEEHEHAVKVAAGNLNARSDDAAYLGEVVDDTTFSYVCALDKDDDPLNDPSCWEKANPLLGVTITKEYLEMQVAQAKAMPGKLNGILRLHFCTWTDAETAWMTQANLAPALVDFEPVDDHAGAPVFIGADLSQTKDITALGYCVQTGAVEDGEHAGKPIYDAWVQAWTPGDTIADRALADKQPYEVWVKQGHLNAPKGKSINYRHVAQAIAEAEHDYDIRCLAYDRYAFSRMLEPEMQELGLSVECVEHPQGGTKKGKPTEAMKAAAKKAGREPEGLWMPMSVRQVETLLLEGRLRIQRNPVTVSAMMSAVTDEDRWGNYWLAKERSTNKIDAAVALCMAVGAACAFESAKPKKYQILVV; from the coding sequence ATGAGTTCTTCACCCGATAGGGCGACCGCCTACGGCAGAAAAGTCGTCGCCGGAAAGATTACCGCAGGCCCGCACGTCCGCAACGCCTGCCGCCGCCATCTGGACGACATCAAGACCGCGAAGAAGCGCGGGCTGCGCTGGAACAAGACACTGGCAGCGCGCGCGATCCGCTTCTTCGAGACGCAACTGAAGCTGAGCGAAGGGCAGTTCGAGGGGCAACCGTTCGAGGCGCAGCCCGCGCAGGATTTCATCATCGGATCGCTGTTCGGCTGGGAGCGTAAGAGCAGCGAACACGGCTGGGTTCGACGCTTCCGCCGCGCCTATATCGAGCAGGGAAAGGGCAACGGGAAATCGCCTCTGGCGGGAGGGATCGGCCTCTATGGTCTGATGGCCGACGGCGAGCCGGGCGCGGAAATCTACTCCGCGGGCGCGACCCGCGATCAAGCCGCGATCCTGTTTCGCGACGCGGTGAAAATGGTCGACCAGTCGCCGGAGCTCAGCAAGCGGCTGCGCAAGAGCGGCGGGCCGGGTCGAGAGTCGAACCTCGCCTATCTGCTGACCAGTTCGTTTTTCCGGCCGGTAAGTCGCGAAGCGAAGAAGACAGGCTCGGGCCCTCGCCCGCACATGGCGCTGTGCGATGAAATCCACGAGCATCCCGATCGCGGCGTCATGGAAATGCTTGAGCGGGGGTTCAAATTTCGTCGCCAGCCTCTGCTGTTGATGATCACGAACAGCGGCAGCGACCGCAATTCGGTATGCTGGGAAGAGCACGAACACGCGGTCAAGGTCGCGGCGGGCAATCTCAACGCGCGCAGTGACGACGCAGCCTATCTCGGTGAAGTGGTGGACGACACGACGTTCTCCTATGTCTGCGCGCTCGACAAGGACGACGATCCGCTCAACGATCCGAGTTGCTGGGAGAAAGCCAACCCGCTGCTCGGTGTGACGATCACCAAAGAATATCTGGAGATGCAGGTCGCTCAGGCGAAGGCCATGCCTGGGAAGCTCAATGGCATTTTGCGCCTTCACTTCTGCACATGGACTGACGCCGAAACGGCGTGGATGACACAGGCCAATCTGGCGCCCGCACTCGTCGACTTCGAACCGGTGGACGATCACGCGGGTGCGCCAGTCTTTATTGGTGCCGACCTTAGCCAGACGAAGGACATCACTGCCCTTGGTTACTGCGTGCAGACGGGCGCGGTTGAGGACGGCGAGCACGCAGGAAAGCCGATTTACGATGCGTGGGTTCAGGCGTGGACGCCCGGCGATACGATTGCCGATCGCGCACTTGCTGACAAGCAACCCTACGAGGTGTGGGTCAAGCAGGGTCATTTGAACGCGCCGAAGGGAAAGAGCATCAATTACCGCCACGTCGCGCAAGCGATCGCCGAGGCGGAACACGACTACGATATCCGCTGCCTCGCCTACGATCGCTACGCGTTCAGCCGAATGCTCGAACCGGAGATGCAGGAGCTGGGGCTGAGCGTCGAATGCGTCGAGCATCCGCAGGGCGGGACGAAGAAGGGTAAGCCGACCGAGGCCATGAAGGCCGCGGCGAAGAAGGCAGGACGCGAACCCGAGGGCCTGTGGATGCCCATGAGCGTCCGGCAGGTCGAGACGCTGCTGCTGGAAGGGCGGCTGCGCATCCAGCGCAATCCCGTGACCGTGAGCGCGATGATGAGCGCCGTCACCGACGAGGACCGCTGGGGAAACTATTGGCTCGCGAAAGAGCGATCCACGAACAAGATCGACGCCGCCGTCGCTCTCTGCATGGCGGTGGGGGCAGCCTGCGCATTCGAGAGCGCAAAGCCGAAGAAATATCAGATCCTCGTCGTCTGA
- a CDS encoding HK97 family phage prohead protease encodes MENRAYSLLEIKQVDTEERVIEGIASTPTTDRLGDIIEPMGAKFALPMPLLHQHNHSHPVGHVEFAQPTEKGIPFKARLARIDEPGALKDRVDLAWQEVKSGLVRAVSIGFRLLEDGAEVMKGGGFRIKKWEWMELSLVTIPANAEATILQVKTFDRLALAGVSPAEGEKAAIPQDDPPAASGNSVRVVKLDDPARDRAKPFVIKSIKRIA; translated from the coding sequence ATGGAAAACCGCGCCTACAGCCTGCTGGAAATCAAGCAGGTCGATACCGAGGAACGTGTGATCGAGGGCATCGCCTCGACGCCGACCACCGATCGCCTCGGCGACATTATCGAACCGATGGGCGCGAAGTTCGCCCTGCCCATGCCACTACTGCACCAGCACAACCACAGCCATCCTGTCGGGCATGTCGAGTTCGCGCAGCCCACCGAGAAGGGCATTCCCTTCAAGGCGCGGCTGGCGCGGATTGACGAGCCGGGCGCGCTGAAGGATCGCGTCGACCTCGCTTGGCAAGAAGTGAAATCCGGCCTCGTTCGCGCCGTCTCGATCGGTTTCCGGCTTCTCGAGGATGGAGCCGAGGTCATGAAGGGCGGCGGCTTTCGCATCAAGAAATGGGAATGGATGGAGCTGTCGCTTGTCACGATCCCCGCCAATGCCGAAGCGACCATCCTTCAGGTCAAGACATTCGACCGTCTCGCTCTTGCGGGTGTGAGCCCCGCTGAAGGCGAGAAGGCAGCAATTCCGCAAGACGACCCGCCTGCCGCGTCCGGCAATTCCGTGCGCGTCGTCAAGCTGGATGACCCGGCCCGCGATCGGGCGAAACCCTTTGTCATCAAATCCATCAAGAGGATTGCATAA
- a CDS encoding phage major capsid protein, with the protein MATIAEQIAGFEQKRASLVAANETIMTKAADDGTTLDEEQSEAFDGNKADIEAIDKHLDRLRAMGKAAASTAVPVNGEDPDKASASRGGERIPVRVEKKLEPGIAFARIAKVKALASKDQMSVREKARDLYGEQSETFAHFNKAAVTATDTSSALVGDESSAFADFVEYLRPMTIIGKFGQNGVPALRRVPFRTPLVGQSTAGSANWVGEGKGKPVTKPDFTRTTLDPLKVAAITVATEEALRDSSPAAEGILRDDLAAAVAERLDRDFIDPAKAAVAGVSPASITNGVTFRVASGTDVDALRADVQAVFANFIAANNAPTSGVWIMNGITALAISMLRNPLGQKEYPDLNMGGGTFEGLPVIVSEYVPNDYDPDDAGAAEAGSLIALVNASDIYLGDDGGMAVDLSREASIEMADNPTQDSTGPTAAQLVSMFQTNSVALRAERTINWAKRRATAVAAIASANYA; encoded by the coding sequence ATGGCGACTATCGCAGAGCAGATCGCGGGCTTCGAGCAGAAGCGCGCCTCGTTGGTTGCGGCCAACGAAACCATCATGACCAAAGCCGCTGACGACGGCACCACCCTGGACGAAGAGCAGTCGGAAGCGTTCGACGGCAACAAGGCCGACATCGAAGCGATCGACAAGCATCTCGACCGTCTCCGCGCAATGGGGAAGGCTGCGGCGAGCACCGCCGTGCCGGTCAACGGCGAAGATCCCGACAAGGCTTCTGCGTCGCGTGGCGGGGAGCGCATTCCCGTGCGGGTCGAAAAGAAGCTCGAACCGGGCATCGCATTCGCGCGCATCGCGAAGGTGAAGGCTCTCGCATCGAAGGACCAGATGAGCGTGCGCGAGAAGGCGCGCGACCTCTACGGTGAGCAGTCGGAGACGTTCGCGCACTTTAACAAGGCGGCCGTCACGGCGACCGACACCTCCAGCGCGCTCGTGGGGGATGAATCCTCGGCGTTCGCCGACTTCGTCGAGTACCTCCGCCCGATGACAATCATCGGCAAGTTCGGTCAGAATGGCGTTCCGGCCCTACGTCGGGTGCCGTTCCGCACTCCGCTTGTCGGACAGAGCACGGCGGGTTCGGCCAACTGGGTCGGCGAGGGCAAGGGGAAGCCGGTTACCAAGCCCGACTTCACCCGCACCACGCTCGATCCGCTCAAGGTGGCGGCGATCACCGTCGCGACCGAAGAAGCGCTGCGTGACTCCAGCCCTGCGGCTGAAGGCATCCTGCGCGACGATTTGGCGGCTGCGGTTGCCGAGCGTCTCGACCGCGACTTCATCGATCCGGCCAAGGCTGCGGTGGCGGGTGTCAGCCCGGCGTCGATCACCAACGGCGTCACGTTCCGCGTGGCGAGCGGCACCGATGTCGACGCGCTCCGCGCTGACGTGCAGGCGGTGTTCGCGAACTTCATCGCCGCGAACAATGCTCCGACCAGCGGCGTGTGGATCATGAACGGCATCACCGCCCTCGCGATCTCCATGCTCCGCAATCCGCTCGGCCAGAAGGAATATCCCGACCTCAACATGGGCGGCGGGACCTTCGAGGGCCTGCCGGTCATCGTGTCGGAATATGTCCCGAACGACTACGATCCCGACGACGCGGGCGCGGCGGAAGCCGGTTCGCTCATCGCGCTGGTCAACGCATCCGACATCTACCTCGGCGACGACGGCGGCATGGCGGTCGATCTGTCGCGCGAAGCGTCGATCGAGATGGCCGACAACCCGACGCAGGACAGCACGGGCCCGACGGCCGCGCAGCTGGTTTCGATGTTCCAGACCAACAGCGTCGCGCTGCGGGCGGAACGGACGATCAACTGGGCGAAGCGTCGTGCCACGGCGGTCGCTGCGATCGCCAGCGCCAACTACGCCTAA
- a CDS encoding phage portal protein, translating to MKILGVEITRASVAKALNPVVGGWRRVLESFSGAWQQNVEIDQKTVLTNPVLFRCMTLIATDIAKMRVKLVEKKGRVSIETTSPSFSPVLAKPNDYQNRIQFLESWMLSKLGYGNAYALKVRDQRGVVVKLFILDPNRVRPLVATNGDVYYELRRDDLSKQNAEMVTVPAREIIHDRINTIFHPLIGTSPIYAAGLAAVQGVEMHNHSAKFFKNGALPSGFVKVPGEIKQEHADELRDHWNNSYSGDNAGKVALLSDGMEFVAVTASAKNSELVEQLKMTGEAICTAFGMPAHKVGVGAPPAYTNIEAINRQYYTDCLQIHVEQIEEVLRDGLALPAPYEAQFDTELLLRMDMATQATVAKDLAGAGIAKINEMREWFGWEGIEGGDTSYLQQQNYSLEALNKRDTQDDPFAKSAPPALPAPDNDDDETEDEAAKALAAMKKGLA from the coding sequence ATGAAGATCCTTGGGGTCGAGATCACGCGGGCCTCGGTTGCGAAAGCGCTGAACCCCGTGGTCGGCGGCTGGCGCCGAGTCCTCGAATCCTTTTCTGGTGCCTGGCAGCAGAATGTCGAGATCGACCAGAAGACGGTCCTGACGAACCCCGTCCTTTTCCGGTGCATGACGTTGATCGCGACCGACATCGCGAAGATGCGCGTGAAGCTGGTCGAGAAGAAGGGCCGCGTGTCGATCGAGACGACCTCGCCCAGCTTCTCGCCCGTGCTCGCGAAGCCAAACGATTACCAGAACCGCATTCAGTTCCTCGAAAGCTGGATGCTGTCGAAGCTCGGCTACGGCAACGCCTACGCGCTCAAGGTGCGCGATCAGCGCGGCGTGGTCGTGAAGCTATTCATTCTCGACCCCAACCGCGTCCGTCCCCTCGTGGCGACGAATGGCGATGTCTATTACGAACTGCGCCGCGACGACCTCAGCAAGCAGAACGCCGAAATGGTCACGGTCCCCGCCCGCGAGATAATCCACGATCGAATCAACACGATCTTTCATCCGCTGATCGGCACGTCGCCGATCTACGCCGCCGGCCTCGCCGCCGTGCAGGGCGTGGAGATGCACAACCACTCGGCGAAGTTCTTCAAGAATGGAGCGCTGCCCAGCGGTTTCGTAAAGGTGCCCGGCGAGATCAAGCAGGAGCACGCCGACGAGCTGCGTGACCATTGGAACAACAGCTACAGCGGCGACAATGCGGGCAAGGTCGCGCTGTTGAGCGACGGCATGGAGTTCGTCGCGGTCACCGCCTCGGCGAAGAACAGCGAACTCGTCGAACAGCTGAAGATGACGGGCGAAGCCATCTGCACCGCTTTCGGCATGCCAGCGCACAAGGTCGGCGTCGGCGCGCCGCCCGCCTACACGAACATCGAGGCGATCAACCGCCAGTACTACACCGACTGCCTGCAGATCCACGTCGAGCAAATCGAGGAAGTGCTGCGCGACGGGCTGGCGCTCCCCGCTCCCTACGAAGCGCAGTTCGACACGGAATTGCTTCTGCGCATGGACATGGCGACGCAGGCCACCGTCGCAAAGGATCTGGCGGGCGCTGGCATCGCGAAGATCAACGAGATGCGCGAATGGTTCGGCTGGGAAGGCATCGAGGGCGGCGACACGTCCTACCTCCAGCAGCAGAACTATTCCCTGGAAGCGCTCAACAAGCGCGACACGCAGGACGATCCGTTCGCGAAGAGCGCGCCGCCCGCGCTGCCCGCGCCTGATAATGACGACGACGAAACCGAGGACGAGGCCGCCAAGGCCCTCGCCGCGATGAAGAAGGGGCTGGCATGA
- a CDS encoding head-tail connector protein has translation MAALVTMEEAKRQLRIIGNEHDEDIEDKRVQASEIVIDYLDQQADETWTDATVPDHVKAAVLLQLRALFDGTRDGIPDGVKDILRRTRKPTLA, from the coding sequence ATGGCGGCGCTCGTGACAATGGAGGAAGCGAAGCGCCAGTTGCGCATCATCGGAAACGAACACGACGAGGACATTGAGGACAAGCGCGTCCAGGCATCGGAGATTGTGATCGACTATCTCGACCAGCAGGCCGACGAAACGTGGACCGACGCGACCGTGCCCGACCACGTAAAGGCGGCGGTCCTTCTGCAGCTTCGCGCACTCTTTGACGGGACGCGTGACGGCATCCCCGACGGCGTGAAGGACATCCTTCGCCGCACTCGAAAGCCGACCTTGGCATGA
- a CDS encoding head-tail adaptor protein: MMDSRKLDRLITIKRPGAPVDDGYSEVPGALETYAQRWASWMPANGREVFENLGREAKSGGSFWLHYDAITAAIEPTDKIEWDGRLWEILSIAQIGRHVGIELIVTTED, translated from the coding sequence ATGATGGACTCGCGCAAGCTTGATCGCCTCATCACGATCAAGCGGCCGGGCGCACCGGTTGACGATGGTTATTCAGAAGTGCCCGGTGCGCTCGAAACCTACGCGCAGCGCTGGGCATCGTGGATGCCCGCAAATGGTCGCGAGGTGTTCGAGAACCTCGGACGCGAGGCAAAGTCGGGCGGTTCCTTCTGGCTTCACTACGATGCGATCACGGCTGCGATCGAGCCTACCGACAAGATCGAGTGGGATGGTCGGCTTTGGGAAATCCTGAGCATCGCGCAGATCGGCCGGCACGTCGGCATTGAACTCATCGTCACGACGGAGGATTAA
- a CDS encoding DUF3168 domain-containing protein codes for MEDALRTRLKADPAVAAIVGAGVYWDERPQATAYPAVVLETIFGQRDQHLKGFDGFHSTRVQVNCFSTTKKEAVSLREAVIAAIVPAAAEGGTEFLRAQDIEVRQGPKSTSTGTTHNEIVEATIWHD; via the coding sequence ATGGAAGATGCGCTGCGCACTCGGTTGAAGGCCGATCCGGCTGTAGCGGCGATCGTCGGTGCGGGCGTCTATTGGGATGAGCGACCACAGGCGACGGCCTATCCCGCCGTGGTGCTCGAAACGATCTTCGGCCAGCGCGACCAGCACCTGAAGGGGTTCGACGGCTTCCATTCGACGCGGGTGCAGGTGAACTGCTTCTCGACCACCAAGAAGGAAGCGGTTTCGCTTCGCGAGGCCGTGATCGCCGCCATCGTTCCCGCAGCGGCTGAAGGCGGCACCGAATTTCTGCGCGCGCAGGACATCGAGGTTCGGCAGGGACCGAAAAGCACCTCGACCGGCACGACGCACAACGAAATCGTCGAAGCGACGATCTGGCACGACTGA
- a CDS encoding phage tail tube protein, whose translation MTTEARIGWGAEFHLDDDGDTLTEIGEVTNITPPNPQTEDVEATHLKSPNRRKEYIAGLIEDGEGTFELNLVPGSDSDTLIQTAQNDGVARDYKIVIPDGAFGWEITGTCYVKGYDRGNITAGEKMTATVTLRFTGDKTEAAATS comes from the coding sequence ATGACGACAGAAGCCCGCATTGGGTGGGGCGCGGAGTTCCACCTCGACGACGATGGCGACACGCTGACCGAAATCGGCGAAGTCACCAATATCACCCCGCCCAACCCGCAGACGGAGGACGTGGAAGCGACGCACCTGAAGTCGCCGAACCGTCGGAAGGAATATATTGCGGGCCTGATCGAAGATGGCGAAGGCACTTTCGAGTTGAACCTCGTGCCTGGCTCCGACAGCGACACGCTGATCCAGACTGCGCAGAACGACGGCGTGGCGCGCGATTACAAGATCGTGATCCCCGACGGTGCGTTCGGCTGGGAAATCACCGGCACCTGCTACGTGAAGGGCTATGATCGCGGCAACATCACTGCCGGCGAGAAGATGACGGCCACGGTCACGCTGCGCTTCACCGGCGACAAGACCGAAGCGGCGGCGACTAGCTAA